The genomic interval GGCGGATTGACCCGCCGAACCCGGACCGGACCACCCGGCGCCGCGCCGAGCTGGTCCATCGCTGCCGGCGACAGGGCCAGCAGATGCGTCGACGCCATCGGACCGCGGCGCTCGATACGCGCGAGCACAGTGCGCCCCGTTTCGAGCGACGTGACCTCGACATAGCTGGGTACCGGCAGGGTGTGGTGCGCGCCTGTGATGCCCAGCGTTTCGGCTTCCGCGGCGAGATAGCCGACTTCGTCGTAATTGAGCGCGTCGACCGGCGTGAAGGTCGTCCCCGCGACGGTGTAGGGATCGCCAACCGTGATCGGATAGTCCGATCGCGGTCCGTTGGCCGGCCGGGCCAGCGCGCCCGGCGTCCGTTCCATGTCCCCCGCCCCGGCTGCGCAGGACGAGACGCCGGCGCAAACGAGCAGGATCATTAGCCTCTTGGCAAGGCTGGACGAAAAACGGCGGTCCGCGTTACCGGGCGATCTCATCTGCAAGCAATCCCACACTCATCGCGTAGTAGTTCGAGCAGTTGTATTCGAGGATGACCCTATAATTCTGGGTTAAGAGATAGCCGGGCGCGGCGGGTCCGTCGGGCTCGAACAGCGACGCCATGACATCATCCGCCAGATAGCCCTGGGGCTGCACCCCGCGCTCGCGCCACTCGCGCACCGTTAGCCAGCGGCTGTGACGGTCGTGAACGCGGGGGCAGACTGGCGATGTCATGTGGTCGTCGATGCCCGAGCGGTCCGCGCTGTTGGGCACGTAGGCACGCACCGCCCAGGGCTGGCCGGGGCGCCAGCCGGCATCGCGAAAGTAGTTGGCGATGGAGGCCATCGTATCGGCATCGGAATGCCAGACGTCCTTGTCGCCATCGCCGTCGCCATCCTGCGCCAGGCGCAGATAGATGCTCGGCAGGAACTGGCCGTTTCCGAACGCCCCTGCCCAACTGCCGACAAGGTCGCCGCGGGGCACGCCCTGGTCGACCATCTTGAGGACATCGATCAGCTCGCGCTCGAACAGGGCGCGCCTTCGCCCTTCCCAGGCGAGCGTGGCGAGCGAGCGGGGAAGGTCGAAGCCGCCCATGACCTGACCGTAGGCTGTCTCGTGCCCCCAGATGGCGACGACGATCTCTGCCGGCACACCGTATTGCTGTTCCGTCCGGGCGGCGATCGAACCGAGTTCCGCCAGCTTGCGATGCCCGCCGCTGATCCGCGCGGCGGTATTGTGACGGGCGATGTAGTTCGCCATCGACGGGAAATTCGAATTATCGGACGACCCGCCCGAGCCGACATTCTCGCGGTCGAGTTCGAGTACGCGCATGTTGGGCGTCAGGCCCGAAAGCACCTGCTGGATGGTGGCCTGGCTGACCCCTTCGTTGCGAGCGTGCTCTGCCACCTGTGCGAGATAGCCGGAAAAGCTCATCTCCTGGGCGTTCGCCGGGGAGGCGGCGAACAGGAGGGCGGCGGCAAGGGCGCCGGCGCGGCGCAGTATCTTGGCAGTCATGAAAACCCGTCTAGTCGCTGCGCATCGGTGTTGGAAAGGGCGAAACCGGCCGGATGGCGGACAGGGTGGGATTCGAACCCACGAAGGGCTTGCACCCTTGCCGGTTTTCAAGACCGGTGCATTCAACCGCTCTGCCACCTGTCCGATGCGCGAGCGTTCGCCTGCTAACCGGGTCGAGGCGAGATGTCACTATGCCCGCTGCCCGTTATCGCATTTGCGGTTGATCGTCCTCCTGCTCTGGTATCTCGAGCGCGCGGTCCTTGCGGTCGGGGTAATCCCGGGGATTGACCGATGACTGGTTCTTCAAGGCCCGGTGATCGCGCACGACCGCGCTGTCATTGTCGTCTTCCTCGGCAGCGCCATTTGCGCCCTGCGGCTGGTCGTCGATCTCATATTCCATCGCGAAAGCTCTCCTCTCGCGAAATCAACGACATGGCACCGCTCCGGTTTCCCGAAAAAGCGACGAGCGGTTCGTCGCTCCATTCGGGCCGTAAGGCAGGTCAGATGTGGATCGCCCTTCCATA from Aurantiacibacter spongiae carries:
- a CDS encoding lytic murein transglycosylase, coding for MTAKILRRAGALAAALLFAASPANAQEMSFSGYLAQVAEHARNEGVSQATIQQVLSGLTPNMRVLELDRENVGSGGSSDNSNFPSMANYIARHNTAARISGGHRKLAELGSIAARTEQQYGVPAEIVVAIWGHETAYGQVMGGFDLPRSLATLAWEGRRRALFERELIDVLKMVDQGVPRGDLVGSWAGAFGNGQFLPSIYLRLAQDGDGDGDKDVWHSDADTMASIANYFRDAGWRPGQPWAVRAYVPNSADRSGIDDHMTSPVCPRVHDRHSRWLTVREWRERGVQPQGYLADDVMASLFEPDGPAAPGYLLTQNYRVILEYNCSNYYAMSVGLLADEIAR